A window from Roseburia sp. 499 encodes these proteins:
- a CDS encoding DNA polymerase III subunit alpha, with protein sequence MSFAHLHVHTEYSLLDGSNKIKEYVARVKELGMNSAAITDHGVMYGVIDFYRAAKEAGIKPILGCEVYVAPGSRFDREKVEGEERYYHLILLAENDKGYHNLMKIVSRGFTEGYYYKPRIDREVLETYHEGIICLSACLAGEVQKLLLKGNYEEAKKAALWHEEIFGKGNYFLELQDHGMPEQKTVNQQLLRLSQDTGIELVATNDVHYTYETDVDSHDILLCIQTGKKLSDENRMRYEGGQFYVKSEEQMRELFPYALQAIENTQKIADRCNVEIEFGVLKLPKYDVPEGYTSWEYLQKLCYEGLERRYSPEKQEELKPQLEYELGVIHQMGYVDYFLIVWDFIHYARKNGIAVGPGRGSAAGSIVSYTLEITNIDPNRYSLIFERFLNPERVTMPDIDIDFCVERRQEVIDYVSRKYGKDQVVQIVTFGTMAARGVIRDVGRVMDLPYAYVDTIAKQIPNELGITIEKALTMNPELRGMYESDENIKKLIDMSKRLEGLPRHTSMHAAGVVISSKAVDEFVPLSRASDGSITTQFVMTTLEELGLLKMDFLGLRNLTVIQKAMRLIEKSQGVKLDIDHIDFEDKAVLDSLGTGHTEGVFQLESAGMKNFMKELKPQSLEDIIAGISLYRPGPMDFIPAYIRGKNNPESIVYDCPQLEPILKPTYGCIVYQEQVMQIVRDLAGYTMGRSDMVRRAMSKKKTSVMEKERQNFVYGNPEEGVPGCISNGIDEAVANKIYDEMIDFAKYAFNKSHAAAYAVVSYQTAYLKYYYPVEYMAALMSSVMDNSGKVSEYILTCRQMGIQVLPPSVNEGESGFSVSDGAIRYGLAAIKSVSHTVIEKLCEEREERGKFTSLKDFLTRMADREINKRVVENLIKAGALDNLGATRKQSMMVYAGIMDSIAQDKKNNMAGQMTLFDLAGEEEKADFEVKLPDVGEYSKEMYLGFEKEVLGVYISGHPLEEYEEKWRKNISRVTTDFLLDEETGQTKVADGEKAIVGGMIVDKTIKYTKNNKTMAFITLEDLVGTLEVIIFPKDYEKNSRLLNVDDKVFIRGRVSTEEEKNGKLICEKIYSFDDTRKELWLQFETKDAYAEKEEELFQMLKNCDGSDSVVIYISGEKQIKRLPPSRNIGVSNEIVNNLTNFLGENNVKVVEKSIEKQ encoded by the coding sequence ATGTCGTTTGCACATTTACACGTCCATACAGAATATAGTCTGTTGGACGGTTCCAATAAAATAAAAGAATATGTTGCCAGGGTAAAGGAGCTTGGTATGAACAGTGCTGCCATTACAGACCATGGCGTTATGTATGGTGTCATTGATTTTTATCGTGCTGCAAAGGAGGCGGGAATTAAGCCGATTTTGGGATGTGAAGTCTATGTAGCACCAGGTTCCCGTTTTGACCGCGAAAAGGTAGAGGGAGAAGAGCGATATTATCACCTGATTTTACTGGCAGAAAACGATAAAGGGTATCACAATCTGATGAAAATTGTATCTCGTGGATTTACTGAAGGCTATTATTATAAACCAAGGATAGATCGCGAGGTATTAGAGACATATCATGAAGGGATTATCTGTTTAAGTGCTTGTCTTGCAGGAGAAGTACAAAAACTTTTGTTAAAAGGAAATTATGAAGAAGCGAAAAAGGCAGCACTTTGGCACGAAGAAATCTTTGGAAAAGGAAATTATTTTCTGGAATTACAGGATCATGGTATGCCGGAGCAGAAAACAGTAAATCAGCAATTACTGAGATTAAGTCAGGATACCGGAATTGAATTGGTTGCCACCAATGATGTTCATTATACTTATGAGACAGACGTAGATTCCCACGACATTTTGCTGTGTATTCAGACTGGGAAAAAACTGTCAGATGAGAATCGTATGCGTTATGAAGGCGGACAGTTCTATGTAAAATCAGAAGAACAAATGCGGGAACTGTTTCCATACGCATTACAAGCAATTGAAAACACGCAGAAAATTGCAGACAGATGTAACGTAGAGATTGAGTTCGGTGTATTAAAATTACCGAAATATGATGTGCCGGAGGGATATACCTCATGGGAATATTTACAAAAGCTGTGTTATGAAGGATTGGAACGAAGATATTCCCCGGAAAAACAAGAGGAATTAAAGCCGCAACTAGAATATGAATTGGGTGTCATTCACCAGATGGGATATGTAGATTATTTCCTAATTGTGTGGGACTTTATTCATTATGCCAGAAAAAATGGAATTGCAGTGGGACCGGGACGAGGCAGTGCAGCAGGAAGTATTGTGTCCTATACCCTTGAGATTACGAATATTGACCCGAATCGTTATAGTTTGATTTTTGAGCGATTTTTGAATCCTGAGCGTGTTACTATGCCGGATATTGATATTGACTTTTGCGTAGAACGGCGGCAGGAGGTCATTGACTATGTAAGCCGTAAATATGGTAAGGATCAGGTGGTTCAAATCGTAACCTTTGGTACGATGGCAGCCCGCGGAGTCATTCGTGATGTAGGGCGTGTTATGGACTTACCTTATGCTTATGTAGACACTATCGCAAAGCAGATTCCAAATGAACTTGGAATTACCATAGAAAAAGCGCTTACGATGAATCCGGAATTGCGTGGGATGTACGAAAGCGATGAGAATATAAAGAAACTCATCGATATGTCGAAACGTTTGGAAGGGTTGCCACGGCATACTTCTATGCATGCAGCGGGAGTTGTTATCAGTTCCAAAGCGGTAGATGAGTTTGTACCACTATCCAGAGCATCGGATGGTTCCATTACTACCCAGTTTGTTATGACAACATTAGAAGAACTGGGATTGTTAAAAATGGATTTTCTGGGATTACGTAACTTAACAGTGATTCAGAAGGCAATGCGTTTAATTGAAAAGAGCCAGGGAGTAAAGCTGGATATTGACCATATTGATTTTGAAGATAAAGCAGTTCTGGATTCCCTTGGAACCGGACATACGGAAGGCGTTTTCCAGTTAGAAAGTGCCGGAATGAAGAACTTTATGAAGGAATTAAAGCCGCAGAGCCTGGAAGATATTATTGCGGGAATCTCATTGTATCGTCCGGGACCAATGGATTTTATTCCTGCTTACATTAGAGGAAAGAACAATCCGGAATCGATTGTTTACGATTGTCCGCAACTGGAACCAATTCTGAAGCCAACTTATGGCTGTATCGTATATCAGGAGCAGGTTATGCAGATTGTTCGTGATCTTGCAGGATATACCATGGGACGAAGTGATATGGTGCGTCGTGCTATGTCTAAGAAAAAGACATCGGTTATGGAAAAAGAGCGTCAGAACTTCGTTTATGGAAATCCGGAGGAAGGGGTACCGGGATGTATTAGCAATGGCATTGATGAAGCAGTTGCAAATAAGATTTATGATGAAATGATAGATTTTGCAAAATATGCCTTCAACAAGTCTCATGCAGCTGCTTATGCAGTAGTCTCTTATCAGACTGCGTATTTGAAATATTATTATCCGGTAGAATATATGGCAGCGTTGATGAGTTCTGTTATGGACAATTCAGGAAAGGTATCTGAGTATATTCTGACTTGTCGACAAATGGGAATTCAGGTACTGCCACCTAGTGTAAATGAGGGAGAAAGTGGATTTTCAGTTTCGGATGGGGCTATTCGTTACGGACTTGCGGCAATAAAAAGTGTTAGTCATACAGTGATTGAGAAGCTTTGCGAAGAACGTGAAGAACGAGGAAAATTTACCAGTTTGAAAGATTTTTTGACTCGAATGGCAGACCGAGAAATCAATAAGCGTGTGGTAGAAAATTTGATTAAGGCAGGAGCATTGGATAATTTGGGTGCAACCAGAAAGCAGAGCATGATGGTTTATGCCGGAATCATGGATTCCATTGCGCAAGATAAGAAGAATAATATGGCAGGTCAGATGACATTGTTTGATCTTGCAGGAGAAGAAGAAAAAGCAGACTTTGAAGTGAAGCTACCGGATGTAGGAGAATATTCCAAAGAAATGTATCTGGGCTTTGAAAAAGAAGTGTTAGGAGTGTACATCAGTGGCCATCCATTAGAAGAATATGAAGAAAAGTGGCGAAAGAATATTTCCAGAGTTACTACAGATTTTCTGTTGGATGAAGAAACTGGCCAGACGAAAGTGGCAGATGGAGAAAAAGCCATTGTTGGCGGAATGATTGTGGATAAAACCATAAAATATACCAAAAACAACAAGACAATGGCGTTTATTACATTAGAAGACTTAGTAGGAACCTTGGAGGTCATTATTTTTCCAAAAGACTACGAAAAGAATAGCAGACTTTTGAATGTAGATGACAAAGTATTTATCCGGGGGAGAGTATCGACAGAGGAAGAAAAGAATGGAAAGCTCATCTGTGAGAAAATCTATTCTTTTGATGATACCAGAAAAGAATTGTGGCTCCAGTTCGAAACAAAAGATGCTTATGCAGAAAAGGAAGAAGAATTGTTTCAGATGTTAAAGAATTGTGACGGAAGTGATAGTGTTGTGATTTATATTTCGGGTGAAAAACAGATAAAAAGGCTTCCGCCAAGCCGAAATATTGGGGTTTCTAACGAGATTGTGAACAATTTAACTAACTTTTTGGGTGAAAATAATGTAAAAGTTGTAGAAAAGAGCATTGAAAAACAGTAA
- the pfkA gene encoding 6-phosphofructokinase gives MADKIQTIGVLTSGGDAPGMNAAIRAVVRQALAKGLKVKGIKRGYAGLLQEEIIDMEAKDVSDIIQRGGTILQTARCPEFVNPEVQKQGAEICRKHGIDGLVVIGGDGSFQGAQKLANLGINTIGLPGTIDLDIACTEYTIGFDTAVNTAMEAIDKVRDTSTSHERCSVIEVMGRGAGYIALWCGIANGAEMVLLPEKYDYDEQKIVDDIIAARKRGKQHYIIVNAEGIGHSTEMAKRIEAATGMETRATILGHMQRGGSPTCKDRVYASTMGAHAVDLLCEGKSNRVVGYRHGEFVDDDINEALAMQKQIPEYEYEICKNLSLK, from the coding sequence ATGGCAGACAAGATCCAGACAATAGGTGTGCTTACCAGTGGAGGAGACGCACCTGGAATGAACGCAGCAATCAGAGCTGTAGTAAGACAGGCACTTGCAAAAGGATTAAAAGTAAAAGGTATCAAGAGAGGATACGCAGGTTTACTTCAGGAAGAAATCATTGATATGGAAGCAAAGGATGTATCCGATATTATCCAGCGCGGAGGAACTATTCTTCAGACTGCAAGATGTCCGGAATTTGTTAATCCAGAGGTTCAGAAGCAGGGAGCTGAAATTTGTAGAAAACATGGTATTGATGGACTGGTTGTAATTGGTGGTGACGGTTCTTTCCAGGGAGCACAGAAGTTAGCAAACCTTGGAATTAACACAATTGGACTTCCAGGAACTATTGACTTGGATATTGCATGTACAGAATACACCATCGGTTTTGATACAGCTGTTAATACAGCAATGGAAGCAATCGATAAAGTACGTGATACTTCTACTTCTCATGAAAGATGTTCTGTCATCGAGGTTATGGGACGTGGCGCAGGATATATCGCATTGTGGTGTGGTATTGCAAACGGTGCAGAGATGGTTCTGCTTCCGGAAAAATATGATTATGATGAGCAGAAAATTGTAGATGATATTATTGCAGCGCGTAAGCGTGGTAAGCAGCATTACATCATTGTAAATGCAGAAGGAATTGGACATTCAACAGAAATGGCAAAGCGTATTGAAGCAGCTACCGGTATGGAAACTCGTGCTACTATCTTAGGACATATGCAGCGTGGTGGAAGTCCTACATGTAAGGACCGTGTATATGCATCTACTATGGGTGCTCATGCAGTTGACTTATTATGCGAAGGAAAGTCCAATCGTGTCGTAGGATATCGTCACGGAGAGTTTGTAGATGATGATATTAACGAAGCATTGGCTATGCAGAAGCAGATTCCGGAATACGAATATGAAATCTGCAAGAACTTAAGTCTGAAATAA
- a CDS encoding TrmH family RNA methyltransferase encodes MITSASNQQMKHVIQLNKKAKTRYEQRVFVVEGIKMCMEAPKEDIQAMYVSETFLNVPEHGQKLKNYSYEVVADNVFKTISDTQTPQGILALVKMPEYTLEDLLGKDGRSSHLLILESIQDPGNLGTMIRTGEGAGVTGILMNKTTVDIFHPKTIRSTMGSLYRVPFYITDSLEETLQELKERDISLYAAHLKGTMSYDKPDYTKPCGFLIGNEGNGLSETIAESADEYIRIPMEGKVESLNAAIAATLLMYEVNRQRR; translated from the coding sequence ATGATAACAAGTGCCAGTAATCAGCAGATGAAGCATGTTATCCAGTTAAATAAGAAGGCAAAAACCCGCTATGAACAGCGGGTTTTTGTGGTAGAAGGAATAAAAATGTGCATGGAAGCACCAAAAGAAGATATACAGGCAATGTATGTCTCTGAGACTTTTCTTAATGTGCCGGAGCATGGACAGAAATTGAAAAATTATTCCTATGAAGTGGTAGCGGATAATGTGTTTAAGACAATCAGTGATACCCAGACACCTCAGGGAATTCTTGCGTTGGTGAAGATGCCGGAATACACCTTGGAGGACTTGCTGGGGAAGGATGGGAGAAGTTCTCATTTGCTTATATTAGAAAGTATTCAAGACCCGGGAAATCTCGGAACCATGATTCGTACCGGGGAGGGAGCCGGAGTGACCGGAATTCTAATGAATAAGACAACCGTAGATATATTTCATCCTAAAACGATTCGTTCTACCATGGGGTCACTTTACCGTGTGCCTTTTTATATAACAGATTCTTTAGAAGAAACACTGCAGGAATTAAAAGAAAGGGATATTTCTTTGTATGCGGCGCATTTAAAGGGAACGATGTCCTATGATAAGCCGGATTATACAAAGCCATGTGGATTCTTAATAGGAAACGAAGGAAATGGATTGTCTGAGACAATCGCAGAATCTGCAGACGAATATATTCGAATTCCGATGGAAGGAAAAGTGGAGTCGTTGAATGCAGCAATTGCAGCAACACTGCTTATGTATGAAGTGAATCGCCAAAGGCGGTAA
- the glpK gene encoding glycerol kinase GlpK → MGKYVMALDAGTTSNRCILFNEKGEMCSVAQKEFTQYFPKPGWVEHDANEIWSTQLGVAVEAMQKIGASAEDIAAIGITNQRETTIVWDKNTGEPVYNAIVWQCRRTSEYCDYLKEKGLTDMFRQKTGLVIDAYFSGTKLKWILDNVPGVRERAENGELLFGTVETWLIWKLTKGEAHVTDYSNASRTMLFNINTLEWDKDILAELEIPECMLPEAKPSSCVYGMTDASFFGGQIPVSGAAGDQQAALFGQTCFQAGEAKNTYGTGCFMLMNTGEKPVFSQNGLVTTIAWGIDGKVNYALEGSIFVAGAAIQWLRDELKIIDSASDSEYMAKKVKDTNGCYVVPAFTGLGAPHWDQYARGTIVGITRGVNKYHIIRATLESLAYQTNDVLQAMKADSGIELNSLKVDGGASANNFLMQTQADIIDAPVNRPSCVETTAMGAAYLAGLAVGYWESKEDVIKNWAIDQTFEPKISAEERAEKIKGWNKAVKYSYGWAKEE, encoded by the coding sequence ATGGGAAAATACGTTATGGCGCTAGACGCCGGAACCACAAGTAACAGATGTATTCTTTTTAACGAAAAGGGAGAAATGTGCAGTGTAGCTCAAAAAGAGTTCACACAGTATTTTCCAAAGCCGGGGTGGGTGGAACATGATGCTAACGAGATATGGTCTACACAACTGGGAGTTGCAGTAGAAGCAATGCAGAAGATTGGGGCTTCTGCGGAGGATATTGCAGCGATTGGTATTACAAATCAGCGTGAGACAACGATTGTATGGGATAAAAATACAGGAGAACCTGTGTACAATGCTATTGTATGGCAGTGCCGCAGGACATCGGAATATTGTGATTATTTAAAAGAAAAAGGATTAACAGATATGTTTCGCCAAAAAACAGGATTGGTGATTGATGCATATTTTTCCGGAACCAAATTAAAATGGATTCTTGATAACGTACCGGGAGTGCGAGAAAGAGCAGAAAATGGAGAGCTTCTTTTTGGAACCGTAGAGACATGGCTGATTTGGAAACTTACAAAGGGAGAGGCACATGTAACTGATTATTCCAATGCATCGCGTACTATGTTGTTCAATATCAATACCTTAGAGTGGGACAAGGATATACTGGCGGAATTGGAAATCCCGGAGTGTATGTTGCCGGAAGCAAAGCCTTCCAGCTGTGTTTATGGCATGACAGATGCTTCCTTTTTTGGAGGACAAATTCCTGTCAGCGGAGCTGCCGGAGATCAACAGGCGGCATTGTTTGGACAGACCTGTTTTCAGGCAGGAGAAGCCAAAAATACATACGGAACAGGATGCTTTATGCTGATGAATACAGGGGAAAAGCCGGTATTTTCCCAAAATGGATTGGTGACTACCATTGCATGGGGAATTGATGGAAAAGTGAATTATGCATTGGAGGGTTCTATCTTTGTAGCCGGTGCGGCAATTCAGTGGTTGCGTGATGAATTAAAAATCATTGATAGTGCCTCAGATTCAGAGTATATGGCGAAGAAAGTAAAGGATACCAATGGCTGTTATGTAGTACCTGCTTTTACCGGGTTAGGAGCGCCACACTGGGATCAGTATGCAAGGGGAACCATTGTAGGAATTACCCGTGGAGTAAATAAATACCATATTATTCGTGCTACGTTGGAATCATTAGCATATCAGACCAATGATGTGTTACAGGCAATGAAAGCAGATTCCGGCATTGAATTAAATTCATTGAAAGTAGATGGTGGAGCAAGTGCAAATAATTTTCTGATGCAGACTCAGGCAGATATTATCGATGCGCCTGTTAATCGACCCTCTTGCGTGGAAACGACAGCAATGGGTGCAGCTTATCTGGCAGGGCTTGCTGTGGGGTATTGGGAAAGTAAGGAAGATGTGATTAAGAATTGGGCCATTGATCAGACCTTTGAACCAAAGATTTCAGCCGAAGAAAGAGCGGAAAAAATAAAAGGCTGGAACAAAGCTGTGAAGTATTCCTATGGTTGGGCAAAGGAGGAGTAG
- a CDS encoding NAD(P)/FAD-dependent oxidoreductase, translated as MYDVVIIGAGVSGSASARELSRYNLKICVVEKEEDVCCGTSKANSAIVHAGFDAPSGSLMAKLNVEGNQMMENLSKELDFPFKKIGALVVCLNEEEMPRLQALYERGVKNGVKDLRIIAGEELVRMETNIAEEAVAALYAPTSGIVCPFGMNIAYAENAADNGVEFQFDTEVKGFEKNGENWIVKTSRGDFETRYIVNAAGVYADVFHNMVSDKKIHITPRRGDYCLLDRSTEGFVNHTIFQLPGKFGKGVLVTPTVHGNTLVGPTAIDVGDKEGTNTTQAGLDALISKAGKTVKGLPIRQVITSFAGLRAHEEGHEFIIGEVEGAKGFIDCAGIESPGLTSAPAIGKMVADIIRDLSHAEQKSDFKGNRKGILDPKMLSKEERNALIQEKPEYGNVICRCEMITEGEILDAIHRPLGAKSLDGVKRRTRAGMGRCQSGFCSPRTIEILARELGVEASEITKSGGNSKIIVGVNKDRI; from the coding sequence ATGTATGACGTAGTGATTATTGGGGCAGGAGTATCAGGAAGTGCATCAGCAAGAGAACTTTCCAGATATAATTTGAAGATATGCGTGGTAGAAAAGGAAGAAGATGTATGCTGTGGAACTTCTAAGGCAAACAGTGCTATTGTTCATGCCGGATTCGATGCGCCCAGTGGTTCACTTATGGCAAAGTTAAATGTAGAGGGAAATCAGATGATGGAGAATCTTTCCAAAGAACTGGATTTTCCTTTTAAGAAAATTGGGGCTTTAGTTGTCTGTCTGAATGAGGAAGAAATGCCGAGATTACAGGCACTTTATGAAAGAGGAGTGAAGAACGGGGTAAAAGATCTAAGAATAATTGCCGGGGAAGAATTGGTAAGAATGGAAACCAATATTGCAGAGGAAGCAGTGGCGGCATTGTATGCACCAACCAGCGGAATTGTATGTCCATTTGGTATGAATATTGCATATGCAGAAAATGCGGCAGATAATGGGGTAGAGTTTCAGTTTGATACTGAGGTAAAAGGTTTTGAAAAGAATGGTGAAAACTGGATAGTAAAGACAAGCCGGGGAGATTTTGAGACGAGATATATTGTAAATGCCGCAGGCGTTTATGCGGATGTTTTTCATAACATGGTAAGTGATAAGAAGATTCATATTACACCGAGACGTGGTGATTATTGCCTGTTAGACCGTTCCACAGAAGGATTTGTAAATCATACCATTTTTCAACTTCCGGGTAAGTTTGGAAAAGGGGTATTGGTAACGCCCACAGTACATGGAAATACTCTGGTAGGGCCAACTGCTATTGATGTTGGAGATAAAGAAGGAACCAATACTACGCAGGCAGGACTGGATGCATTAATTAGTAAAGCAGGAAAGACAGTAAAAGGCTTACCTATTCGACAGGTCATTACTTCATTTGCTGGCTTACGCGCTCATGAGGAAGGGCATGAGTTTATAATCGGAGAAGTGGAAGGAGCAAAGGGATTCATTGATTGCGCAGGAATTGAGTCGCCGGGGCTGACCAGTGCGCCGGCAATCGGTAAAATGGTAGCTGATATTATTCGAGATTTAAGTCATGCAGAACAAAAGTCTGATTTTAAAGGAAACAGAAAAGGAATCTTAGACCCTAAGATGTTAAGTAAAGAGGAAAGAAATGCATTGATTCAGGAAAAGCCGGAATACGGAAATGTTATCTGCCGTTGTGAGATGATTACAGAGGGAGAAATCCTGGATGCAATTCATCGCCCATTAGGTGCAAAATCTCTGGACGGAGTAAAAAGGAGAACCAGAGCAGGAATGGGACGCTGCCAGTCAGGTTTTTGTTCGCCAAGAACCATAGAGATTCTGGCAAGGGAACTTGGGGTAGAAGCATCGGAGATTACAAAGTCAGGCGGCAATTCTAAAATTATTGTAGGCGTCAATAAGGATAGGATATAG
- a CDS encoding NAD(P)/FAD-dependent oxidoreductase yields MLNYDIVIIGGGPAGLAAAISAKKHGVEHILVLERDKELGGILNQCIHNGFGLHTFQEELTGPEYAGRFMEQLVEEKIEYKLNTMVLGITKNKIVTAMNREEGMIEIQAKAVILAMGCRERSRGALNIPGHRPAGIYSAGTAQRLVNMEGYMPGREVVILGSGDIGLIMARRMTLEGAKVKVVAELLPYSGGLKRNIVQCLDDFGIPLKLSHTVVDIDGKERVKGITLAQVDENRRPIPGTEEYYPCDTLLLSCGLIPENELSRELGVEISPVTSGPLVNECLETNIEGVFACGNVLHVHDLVDFVSQEADAAGKHAAEYVLHGKRISGSDIPITVTEGVRYTVPKTINPTRMDEKHTVRFRVGDVYKNCYISVYLDEERIIHKKRPVVAPGEMEEVVLSKEQLMAYTELSQITVKIEEA; encoded by the coding sequence ATGTTAAACTATGATATTGTAATTATAGGCGGTGGCCCGGCAGGACTTGCAGCAGCCATATCGGCAAAAAAGCATGGGGTAGAGCATATTTTAGTATTGGAACGCGATAAGGAACTGGGAGGAATTTTAAATCAATGTATTCATAATGGGTTTGGCTTACATACGTTTCAAGAAGAACTCACAGGACCGGAATATGCGGGAAGATTTATGGAACAATTAGTGGAGGAAAAGATTGAATACAAATTAAATACCATGGTATTGGGGATTACGAAAAATAAAATTGTAACTGCCATGAACAGGGAAGAAGGAATGATTGAGATTCAGGCAAAGGCGGTAATTTTAGCAATGGGTTGCCGAGAACGTTCCAGAGGAGCATTGAATATCCCGGGTCACCGTCCGGCTGGAATTTATTCTGCAGGAACAGCTCAGCGTCTGGTGAATATGGAAGGATATATGCCGGGACGAGAGGTGGTGATCTTAGGTTCAGGGGATATTGGGCTTATTATGGCAAGACGAATGACCTTGGAAGGAGCTAAGGTAAAGGTAGTTGCAGAATTATTGCCTTACTCTGGTGGATTAAAAAGAAATATTGTACAGTGTTTGGATGATTTCGGAATCCCTTTGAAATTAAGTCATACGGTAGTGGATATTGATGGAAAGGAAAGAGTGAAGGGAATTACTCTGGCACAGGTAGATGAAAATAGACGCCCTATTCCTGGAACAGAAGAGTATTACCCTTGTGATACATTACTATTGTCTTGCGGTTTGATTCCGGAAAATGAACTTTCCAGAGAACTGGGAGTAGAGATAAGTCCGGTAACTTCAGGTCCTTTGGTGAACGAATGTTTAGAAACAAATATAGAGGGAGTATTTGCCTGTGGAAATGTACTTCATGTACATGATTTGGTGGACTTTGTTTCGCAAGAAGCGGATGCAGCAGGAAAACATGCAGCAGAATATGTCCTGCATGGAAAGAGAATAAGTGGAAGTGATATTCCAATTACTGTAACGGAAGGGGTACGCTATACCGTTCCAAAGACAATTAATCCTACGCGAATGGATGAAAAGCATACGGTGCGTTTTCGAGTAGGGGACGTATATAAAAACTGTTATATTTCCGTATATCTGGATGAGGAACGTATTATTCATAAGAAACGTCCGGTTGTAGCACCGGGAGAGATGGAAGAGGTAGTACTGTCAAAGGAACAGCTTATGGCTTACACGGAACTTTCGCAGATTACGGTAAAAATAGAGGAGGCATAG
- a CDS encoding DUF1667 domain-containing protein, translating into MEKRELICIGCPMGCPLSVELDQGEVVSVRGNTCKRGEIYARKEVTNPTRIVTSTVVVEGGKLAAVSVKTREDIPKEKIFECMKALKGVKVQAPVHMGDVIVKNVADTGVDVIATKSVGSLS; encoded by the coding sequence ATGGAAAAAAGAGAGTTAATTTGTATCGGTTGTCCTATGGGCTGTCCTCTTAGTGTAGAACTTGATCAGGGAGAGGTAGTTAGTGTAAGGGGAAATACCTGCAAACGTGGCGAGATTTATGCGAGAAAGGAAGTAACGAATCCAACCAGAATCGTAACAAGTACGGTAGTGGTAGAAGGAGGAAAATTGGCTGCTGTTTCAGTAAAAACCAGAGAAGACATTCCAAAGGAAAAGATTTTCGAGTGTATGAAAGCGTTAAAAGGAGTGAAGGTGCAGGCTCCGGTTCATATGGGGGATGTTATTGTGAAAAATGTGGCAGATACAGGAGTAGATGTAATAGCCACGAAAAGTGTAGGTAGTCTATCTTAA
- a CDS encoding YlmC/YmxH family sporulation protein → MRICELREKEVINICNCECLGFVVDVEIDECTGCVRAIIIPRCGKLWGFMGKNNDLVIPWKQVVKIGPDIILVELPETKPSK, encoded by the coding sequence ATGCGTATATGTGAATTAAGAGAAAAAGAAGTCATTAATATTTGTAATTGTGAGTGTCTGGGATTTGTGGTAGATGTTGAAATTGATGAATGTACCGGGTGCGTTCGGGCAATTATTATCCCACGTTGCGGGAAATTGTGGGGGTTCATGGGAAAGAATAATGACTTGGTAATTCCGTGGAAACAGGTTGTCAAGATCGGACCGGATATTATATTGGTGGAATTGCCGGAAACAAAGCCTTCTAAGTAA
- the nrdR gene encoding transcriptional regulator NrdR → MKCPFCSSDNTRVIDSRPADDNSSIRRRRLCDDCGKRFTTYEKVETIPLIVIKKDNNREQYDRAKIEAGVLRACHKRPVSANQINKLVDEVEVEIFNREEKELSSSQIGEIVMNKLESLDPVAYVRFASVYREFKDVNTFMNELKKILDK, encoded by the coding sequence ATGAAGTGTCCGTTTTGCAGCAGTGATAATACAAGAGTAATTGATTCCAGACCAGCGGATGATAATAGTTCCATCCGAAGAAGACGTTTGTGTGATGATTGTGGAAAGCGATTTACTACCTATGAGAAAGTAGAGACAATTCCACTGATTGTTATCAAGAAAGACAATAACAGAGAACAGTATGACCGTGCGAAGATAGAAGCAGGAGTATTGCGGGCATGTCATAAGAGACCGGTATCTGCAAATCAGATTAATAAGCTGGTAGATGAGGTAGAAGTAGAGATTTTCAACAGGGAAGAGAAGGAACTATCCAGTTCCCAGATTGGTGAAATTGTAATGAATAAGCTAGAAAGTTTAGATCCGGTGGCTTATGTAAGATTTGCATCTGTATATCGGGAATTTAAGGATGTCAATACTTTTATGAACGAATTAAAGAAGATTTTGGATAAATAG